TTAGTTCCAATGATCGATCATTTCCTTGTGAAAATTGATCGTGAGAACAAAAAAGTTATCATGAATCTTCCTGAAGGTCTTGTGGAAATGTACCTTTAAAAAGAAATTCCAATCCCGAAGCCTCGGAATAAATTCCAAATTCCAAAGCTGAAAAGGTTAAATCCCAAATTTTAAAATTCCAAAGCCCAAATCTGGAGAGAAATTTCAATAAACAAAATTCCAAATTCCAAACCTGTAAAGGTTAAATTCCAAGTTTTAAATTCCAAATTCCAAAACTGGGGAGAAATTTCAATAAGAGAAATTCCAGCATGAATAATTATTTTTTAAAATAAATTTGAAAGAAAAAACCTATATTTTAATTATTTTCACTATTTTTAAAACCCAACAATTGGAATTTGGAATTTTAAAATTTTGGGATTTTATTTATGAGTAAACCATATAACCTAGAAGAAAGAACTTTTCTATTTGCTAAAGAATGTAGAATCTATATTCGAACATTACCAAAAACCATTTCTAATATTGAAGATGGAAAACAATTAGTTCGTTCCTCTGGATCTGTAGGAGCTAACTATATTGAAGCAAATGAAAAACTTGGAGATAAAGACTTATTGTTTCGCCTTAAAATTGCAAGGAAAGAAGCCAAAGAATCTAAATTTTGGCTTCAATTATTAAATGATTTAAACCCTGATCAA
The sequence above is drawn from the Flavobacterium sp. N2038 genome and encodes:
- a CDS encoding four helix bundle protein translates to MSKPYNLEERTFLFAKECRIYIRTLPKTISNIEDGKQLVRSSGSVGANYIEANEKLGDKDLLFRLKIARKEAKESKFWLQLLNDLNPDQTILSESLLYEVEELRKILSAIITKTSN